A single genomic interval of uncultured Desulfobulbus sp. harbors:
- a CDS encoding [Fe-Fe] hydrogenase large subunit C-terminal domain-containing protein yields MDRRRPIYTEKHECQDCYKCVRECPVKAIQVQDAYATIVSEMCIYCGACVSICPNAAKHVRNDLPRARQLIKLPAKVFVSLAPSWVTEFANVSAAQMVAALKRLGFDGVSETALGAQQVSAHVAKTLEEEPGRILLSSACPTVVAYIQKHKPQLVDAITGLLSPLLAHCRMLRSSLEENISIVFIGPCIAKKVEADEHPDLLDLALTFEDLRIWLGTERIDPGSLVPAEMDRFEPESAEEGVLYPVDGGMIAGIRAHCSVDDGAFMSFSGLEAVENALDGLEEMQTQGLFLELLACEGGCINGPKVTRQGNTVIKRHRVLSSAHFPQHTQVPRLPVIDIHRPIKPLPPSQEPPNEVQVSEVLRSIGKRSIEDELNCGGCGYDSCREFGKALLAKRAERSMCVSWMRQLAFKKANVLIHKMPSAVVIVDSDLHILECNQAFMTIVSQQYPAETTGELEGLSLEMLLPFHHLFANVLKNDMDILDRDIRFLDTTLHLSIFTIDSHSVVGAILQDITRPSVQKEQVIRRAREVIQKNLATVQKIAYLLGENAAESEVTLNSIIESFSPTKIELEDDGANGD; encoded by the coding sequence ATGGATAGACGCCGACCGATCTATACCGAGAAGCACGAGTGTCAGGACTGCTATAAGTGTGTACGCGAGTGCCCGGTTAAGGCAATTCAGGTGCAAGACGCCTACGCCACCATCGTGTCCGAGATGTGCATCTACTGCGGGGCCTGCGTCTCCATTTGTCCCAATGCGGCCAAACATGTACGCAACGATCTGCCCCGCGCCCGCCAATTGATCAAACTTCCCGCCAAAGTCTTTGTTTCCCTTGCTCCCTCATGGGTGACCGAATTTGCCAATGTTTCCGCCGCACAGATGGTGGCAGCACTCAAGCGTCTGGGCTTTGACGGCGTTTCCGAGACCGCACTCGGTGCCCAGCAGGTGAGCGCCCATGTGGCGAAAACCCTGGAGGAGGAACCCGGCAGAATTCTCCTTAGCTCGGCCTGCCCGACCGTGGTTGCCTATATCCAAAAGCATAAGCCGCAGTTGGTCGATGCAATCACCGGCCTGTTGTCCCCGTTACTGGCCCACTGCCGCATGCTCCGCTCCTCCCTGGAGGAGAATATCAGCATTGTGTTCATCGGGCCCTGCATCGCCAAGAAGGTCGAGGCCGACGAGCATCCGGATCTGCTTGATCTTGCGCTCACCTTTGAAGATCTACGCATCTGGCTGGGGACGGAGCGAATCGACCCCGGCTCACTGGTGCCCGCGGAAATGGATCGTTTTGAGCCCGAATCCGCCGAGGAGGGCGTGCTCTATCCGGTGGACGGCGGCATGATCGCTGGCATTCGCGCCCACTGCAGCGTAGATGACGGCGCGTTCATGAGCTTCTCCGGGCTGGAGGCGGTGGAAAACGCCCTTGACGGTCTGGAGGAGATGCAGACCCAGGGGCTCTTTCTCGAGCTCTTGGCCTGTGAGGGCGGCTGCATCAACGGGCCGAAGGTCACCCGTCAGGGCAATACCGTCATCAAGCGCCACCGGGTCCTGAGTAGTGCCCATTTTCCGCAACATACGCAGGTGCCTCGGTTGCCGGTCATTGACATTCACCGGCCGATCAAGCCCCTGCCGCCGAGCCAGGAGCCACCCAACGAGGTCCAGGTGAGCGAGGTGTTGCGCTCGATCGGCAAACGATCCATCGAGGACGAGCTCAACTGCGGCGGCTGCGGATACGACTCCTGCCGGGAATTCGGCAAGGCCCTGCTCGCCAAACGGGCGGAACGCTCGATGTGCGTCTCCTGGATGCGGCAACTGGCCTTTAAAAAGGCCAATGTCCTCATTCACAAGATGCCCTCGGCCGTGGTGATCGTGGATAGCGACCTGCATATTCTCGAGTGTAACCAAGCCTTTATGACCATCGTCAGCCAACAGTATCCGGCCGAAACCACCGGCGAGCTGGAGGGGCTCTCACTGGAGATGCTGCTGCCCTTTCACCATCTCTTTGCCAATGTGCTCAAGAACGACATGGATATCCTTGACCGGGATATTCGTTTTCTCGACACCACCCTCCACCTGTCCATCTTCACCATCGACTCGCACTCCGTGGTCGGCGCGATCCTCCAGGACATCACCCGGCCCTCGGTGCAGAAGGAGCAGGTCATTCGCCGTGCCCGCGAAGTCATTCAGAAAAATCTGGCCACGGTACAGAAAATCGCCTATCTGCTCGGTGAAAACGCGGCCGAGTCCGAGGTAACCCTCAACTCCATCATCGAGTCCTTTTCTCCCACCAAGATCGAGCTTGAGGACGATGGCGCAAACGGTGACTGA
- a CDS encoding SpoIIE family protein phosphatase, which translates to MAQTVTETAFIDLDHALRCKQNQSICGDVVLSHRIKEEGRMLTVLSDGLGSGVKASVLANLTASMALKFASTCTDTRLWACSIMDTLPICEVRKISYSTFTLIDLDETGALRFIEHGNPPLVLLRGTEEIELHRSVIRLERWKDRLIYHGRTRLQVGDRLLCFSDGISQSGMGRQDLPLGWTQERAVAFAKGVIGENPEISSRRLTAALMEQALKNDRCYARDDASCAVVHFRVPRQLLIMTGPPFVPQRDFELAQAAVNFPGRKIICGGTTATIIGRILQRPITVDLTQADTGMPPPAKMEGIDLITEGSLTLAHVAQLLASGITVDRLPSNPAGDIVRHMLGSDIIHFIVGTRINEAHQDPSTPQELDLRRNIVRRIVSLLEEHYFNTTSVRFL; encoded by the coding sequence ATGGCGCAAACGGTGACTGAGACAGCCTTCATCGATCTCGACCACGCCCTGCGCTGCAAGCAGAACCAGTCGATCTGCGGCGATGTGGTGCTCTCCCACCGCATCAAGGAAGAGGGGCGGATGCTGACCGTGCTTTCCGATGGACTCGGTTCCGGGGTCAAGGCTTCGGTCCTGGCCAATCTCACGGCCTCCATGGCACTCAAGTTCGCCTCGACCTGCACCGATACCCGGCTTTGGGCCTGTTCGATCATGGATACACTGCCGATCTGCGAGGTGCGCAAGATCAGTTATTCCACCTTCACCCTGATCGATCTGGATGAAACCGGGGCCCTTCGTTTCATCGAACACGGCAATCCGCCGCTGGTACTGCTCCGAGGCACCGAGGAAATCGAACTGCATCGTTCGGTCATCAGGCTGGAACGGTGGAAGGACCGGCTGATCTACCACGGCAGAACCAGGCTGCAGGTCGGTGATCGGCTGCTCTGTTTTTCCGATGGCATCAGCCAATCGGGCATGGGACGGCAGGATTTGCCCCTGGGCTGGACCCAGGAGCGGGCAGTGGCCTTTGCCAAGGGAGTGATTGGTGAAAATCCGGAGATCTCCTCCAGACGTTTGACCGCCGCCCTCATGGAGCAGGCGTTGAAAAATGACCGCTGCTATGCCCGTGACGACGCCAGTTGCGCGGTGGTCCATTTCCGTGTGCCCCGCCAGCTGCTGATCATGACCGGGCCGCCCTTTGTCCCCCAGCGGGATTTCGAGTTGGCCCAGGCCGCGGTTAATTTTCCGGGACGAAAGATCATCTGCGGCGGCACCACCGCCACCATCATCGGCCGTATCCTGCAACGGCCGATCACCGTCGATCTCACCCAGGCCGACACCGGCATGCCGCCACCGGCCAAGATGGAGGGAATCGACCTCATTACCGAAGGCTCACTCACCCTGGCCCATGTGGCTCAACTGCTGGCCTCGGGCATCACCGTGGATCGACTGCCGTCCAATCCCGCCGGGGACATCGTCCGTCACATGCTGGGCAGCGACATCATCCATTTCATTGTCGGCACGCGCATCAACGAGGCCCATCAGGACCCGAGCACCCCTCAGGAACTGGATCTGCGGCGCAATATCGTGCGCCGCATCGTCTCCCTTCTGGAAGAACACTATTTCAACACCACCTCGGTGCGCTTTCTTTAA
- a CDS encoding DUF882 domain-containing protein, whose product MRTLLFLFVAVFYVVSLTTANAEPSPSRFFIRGDGVIHLLNHRNNREATVHLLREDGALNEQALSKVDWIFGYPTQEKGEHISPRLLFMLDYFAEQLAPGSAIHIESGYRSPEYNDKIRSMGNNAARTSTHIDGIALDFWLEGVDGKKLWETIKARNCGGIGHYGGKTVHFDAGRPRFWQAATSGTRSPQPDENRHLYLSTDFDRYAPGETVRLSLSSLSSFDFGVKPKVILYRSGNHQTSLVSLPLDQGDGSECRMIETRKTSRFLTATLPTGLPPGRYQLELSFCNRPFVRMPEQAFSNPIEVRR is encoded by the coding sequence ATGCGTACGCTTCTATTTTTGTTCGTTGCAGTTTTTTACGTTGTTTCTCTGACCACGGCCAACGCCGAACCGTCTCCGAGCCGTTTTTTCATCAGGGGTGATGGGGTGATACACCTGCTCAACCACCGCAACAACCGTGAGGCCACGGTCCATCTCCTGAGAGAGGACGGTGCCCTCAATGAGCAGGCCTTGAGCAAGGTGGACTGGATCTTCGGCTACCCGACCCAGGAAAAAGGAGAGCATATCTCGCCGAGGCTGCTGTTCATGCTCGACTATTTTGCCGAACAACTGGCACCGGGCTCGGCCATCCATATCGAGTCAGGTTACCGCAGCCCGGAATACAACGACAAGATTCGGTCCATGGGCAACAATGCCGCCCGCACCAGTACCCATATCGACGGCATCGCCCTCGACTTCTGGCTGGAGGGGGTGGACGGTAAAAAACTCTGGGAAACGATCAAGGCCCGCAACTGCGGCGGAATCGGCCATTACGGCGGCAAGACCGTTCATTTCGATGCGGGACGGCCACGGTTCTGGCAGGCTGCCACCTCCGGCACCCGCAGCCCGCAGCCGGATGAGAACCGGCATCTCTACCTCTCCACCGACTTTGACCGCTACGCCCCCGGAGAAACGGTGCGGCTCTCGCTCTCCAGTCTTTCCAGCTTTGATTTCGGGGTCAAGCCCAAGGTTATCCTCTATCGCTCCGGCAATCACCAGACAAGCCTGGTCAGCCTCCCCCTGGATCAGGGCGACGGCTCCGAATGCCGCATGATCGAAACCCGCAAGACGTCCCGCTTTCTCACCGCTACCCTGCCGACAGGCCTGCCTCCGGGCCGCTATCAGCTCGAACTCTCTTTCTGTAACCGGCCCTTTGTCCGCATGCCCGAACAGGCCTTTTCCAATCCGATCGAGGTCCGTCGTTAA
- the hrpA gene encoding ATP-dependent RNA helicase HrpA → MYLSYPAELPVSEQRDLIVSTIAAHQVVIIIGDTGSGKTTQLPKMCLEAGCGQTGLIGCTQPRRIAAISVAERVGEEMRAADQVGYKIRFHDKTSKNTRIKFMTDGVILAETRQDPQLRGYDTIIVDEAHERSLNIDFLLGYLKNLLPTRPDLKLIISSATIDAEKFSAHFDKAPVISVSGRTYPITTQYWEAVDEDEAELSYVDQAIAAVEELVRQPMGGDILVFMPTERDISDTLDGLQGLSESHLLLPLFGRLPAADQRKIFRPAGKRKIIVSTNVAETSVTVPGIRYVVDTGLARIARYNPRTGTTSLKVSRISQASCEQRRGRCGRTGPGICIRLYSEEDFQGRESFTLPEIQRSNLAEVILQMINLKLGDPTRFPFIDAPPAAAIREGYKLLKELGATVGDHRLTANGRLMARLPLDPRISRIIIESIALGASREVTILAAALSIQDPRVRPPDKEHKADEVHRQFLDKKSDFLTLLNIWNGFFVPGEEPPSKSKLSRFCKSNFLSWQRMREWMDVHEQITRQLRDIKGFGGGEAAAGYDAIHIALTSGFLRNICLKKEKNIYLAAGNREVVLFPGSGLYNKGPQWAVASEFVETTQMFARGVAAIEVDWLERLGGSLCKRSWSDPHWEKRSGKVIAFERVTLFGLTIVAGRKVEYGRINDTTMAEAREIFIRQALIEHQLGGNYDFLAHNQGLVESFQEMEERFRRRDILVDEEVLFQFYDARLGKVYDRFTLNRFLRGKKNDRLLCMQEEDICLAVPDAEEMYRFPASIRCGEFELELSYLFSPGAPDDGVTVRIPHNLASHLNPQIFEWLVPGLLPEKLLLLCKRLPKQLRRRLVPLPDAVDRIMDSIDLYSGSLYQELERVLLRSYQVRVDRSDWQIDTLPLHLRMRFVLVDEQAAVVGESRSFDELCRLRQQTIEPTASSRVQSLPQEREIGVEDLDTIEPRLPLTDHQGRIVGLYFPILTVNELKNTLHLSYSENEQQSLQSIRRGVQFLYGREFTQEMSSLRKLCKNSLTSHSASWLSLGAKASAAVLRTDLLAFLLDGVFGTIDTLPSHAEFQQTCDQVRQAGALRTATALLDQVQQTLQQRRAVQQRINDWKTRARANRSFQEHRYQDYVDCLEQILPVAFLHYLRPDELTHKPRYLQALALRIERAEHDPQKDAKKAERLSKPVARLQQMAHFKSPTPSCLRCQLEYLQLLEEFRVSLFAPELGTAQPVSEQRLSKKWQEVENICRRVE, encoded by the coding sequence ATGTATCTTTCTTACCCGGCGGAATTGCCGGTCAGCGAACAGCGCGATCTGATCGTCTCCACCATTGCCGCCCATCAGGTGGTAATCATCATTGGCGACACCGGCAGCGGCAAGACCACCCAGCTGCCGAAAATGTGCCTTGAGGCAGGATGCGGGCAGACAGGCCTGATCGGCTGCACCCAGCCCCGCAGGATTGCCGCCATCTCGGTGGCGGAACGGGTTGGCGAGGAAATGCGGGCGGCCGACCAGGTCGGCTACAAGATCCGCTTCCACGACAAGACCTCGAAAAACACCCGAATCAAGTTCATGACCGATGGCGTGATCCTGGCCGAAACACGCCAGGATCCGCAGCTGCGCGGGTATGATACCATCATCGTTGACGAGGCCCATGAGCGCAGCCTCAATATCGATTTTTTGCTCGGCTATCTCAAAAATCTGCTGCCCACAAGGCCGGATCTGAAACTGATCATCTCCTCGGCCACCATTGATGCGGAAAAATTCAGCGCCCATTTCGACAAGGCTCCGGTGATCTCGGTTTCCGGACGGACCTACCCCATCACCACCCAATACTGGGAGGCGGTGGATGAGGACGAGGCCGAACTCTCCTATGTGGATCAGGCCATTGCCGCGGTCGAGGAACTTGTCCGCCAGCCCATGGGCGGCGACATTCTCGTCTTCATGCCCACCGAACGCGACATCAGCGACACCCTGGACGGATTACAGGGCTTAAGTGAATCGCACCTCCTCCTGCCGCTCTTTGGCCGCCTGCCGGCTGCCGATCAGCGCAAGATCTTTCGCCCGGCAGGAAAACGCAAGATCATTGTCAGCACCAACGTCGCCGAAACCTCGGTCACGGTCCCGGGCATCCGCTACGTGGTGGACACGGGCCTGGCCCGCATTGCCCGCTACAATCCGCGCACCGGCACCACCAGCCTCAAGGTCAGCCGCATCTCCCAGGCCAGCTGCGAGCAGCGCCGCGGACGCTGCGGACGTACCGGTCCCGGGATCTGCATCCGCCTCTACAGCGAAGAGGATTTCCAGGGTCGCGAGTCCTTCACCCTGCCCGAGATCCAGCGCTCCAACCTGGCCGAGGTCATCTTGCAGATGATCAACCTCAAGCTCGGCGATCCGACCCGCTTCCCCTTTATCGATGCCCCGCCCGCGGCCGCCATCCGCGAAGGCTACAAACTGCTCAAGGAACTGGGCGCCACGGTCGGCGACCACCGACTCACCGCCAACGGCCGACTCATGGCAAGGCTGCCGCTTGATCCCCGTATCTCGCGGATCATCATCGAGAGCATCGCCCTTGGCGCCAGCCGCGAGGTGACCATCCTTGCCGCCGCCCTCTCCATTCAAGACCCGCGGGTCCGGCCACCTGACAAGGAGCACAAGGCGGATGAGGTCCATCGCCAGTTCCTCGACAAGAAATCGGATTTTCTCACCCTGCTCAATATCTGGAACGGTTTTTTTGTTCCCGGCGAGGAACCGCCCTCGAAATCGAAACTCTCCCGCTTTTGCAAGTCCAACTTTCTTTCCTGGCAGCGGATGCGCGAATGGATGGATGTGCACGAGCAAATCACCCGCCAGCTCCGGGATATCAAGGGCTTTGGCGGAGGAGAGGCAGCAGCCGGCTACGATGCGATCCACATCGCCCTGACCAGCGGGTTTCTGCGCAATATCTGCCTCAAGAAGGAGAAGAATATCTACCTGGCCGCGGGCAATCGCGAGGTGGTGCTCTTTCCTGGTTCCGGCCTCTACAACAAAGGGCCGCAGTGGGCGGTGGCCAGTGAATTCGTCGAAACCACCCAGATGTTTGCCCGCGGGGTGGCGGCAATCGAGGTCGACTGGCTGGAACGGCTCGGCGGCAGCCTGTGCAAACGCTCCTGGTCCGATCCCCACTGGGAGAAACGCAGCGGCAAGGTGATCGCCTTTGAGCGGGTCACCCTCTTTGGCTTGACCATCGTTGCCGGGCGCAAGGTCGAGTACGGCCGGATCAACGACACCACCATGGCCGAGGCACGGGAGATCTTCATCCGTCAGGCCCTGATCGAGCATCAGCTGGGCGGCAACTACGACTTTCTTGCCCACAATCAGGGGCTGGTGGAAAGTTTCCAGGAGATGGAGGAGCGCTTCCGCCGTCGCGATATACTCGTTGACGAGGAGGTCCTGTTCCAGTTTTACGACGCCCGGCTGGGCAAGGTGTACGACCGGTTTACCCTCAACCGGTTTCTCCGTGGCAAAAAAAACGACCGGTTGCTGTGCATGCAGGAAGAGGATATCTGCCTGGCCGTGCCCGATGCCGAGGAAATGTACCGTTTTCCGGCCTCGATCCGCTGTGGGGAATTCGAGCTCGAGTTGAGCTATCTCTTTTCACCCGGTGCTCCGGATGACGGGGTTACGGTTCGCATTCCGCACAACCTGGCCAGCCATCTCAACCCCCAGATTTTTGAGTGGCTCGTTCCCGGCCTCCTGCCGGAGAAACTGCTGCTTCTCTGCAAGCGGCTGCCCAAACAACTGCGCCGCCGACTGGTGCCCCTGCCCGATGCGGTGGACCGGATCATGGACAGCATCGACCTCTACTCCGGCTCGCTGTACCAGGAGCTGGAGCGGGTGCTGCTGCGCTCCTACCAGGTACGGGTGGACCGGAGCGACTGGCAGATCGACACCCTGCCGCTCCATCTGCGCATGCGCTTTGTCCTGGTGGACGAACAGGCCGCCGTGGTCGGGGAAAGCCGCTCCTTTGACGAACTCTGCCGCCTACGCCAACAGACGATTGAGCCGACTGCCTCCTCGCGGGTGCAATCCCTGCCGCAAGAACGGGAAATCGGTGTGGAAGATCTCGACACCATCGAACCCAGGCTACCGCTGACCGACCACCAGGGCCGAATTGTCGGTCTCTATTTTCCGATCTTGACCGTCAATGAGCTAAAAAACACCCTGCATCTCAGTTATAGCGAAAATGAGCAGCAGAGCCTTCAATCCATCCGCCGGGGTGTGCAGTTCCTCTACGGCCGAGAGTTCACCCAGGAGATGAGCAGCCTCCGCAAACTGTGCAAGAATTCGCTCACCAGCCACTCCGCCTCCTGGCTCAGCCTGGGAGCCAAGGCATCGGCTGCGGTGCTGCGCACCGACCTGCTCGCCTTTCTCCTCGATGGTGTTTTCGGCACCATCGATACCCTGCCAAGCCACGCCGAGTTTCAGCAGACCTGTGACCAGGTGCGTCAGGCCGGTGCCTTGCGCACCGCCACCGCCCTGCTCGATCAGGTGCAGCAGACCCTGCAGCAGCGACGGGCGGTGCAGCAGCGGATCAACGACTGGAAGACCCGCGCTCGTGCCAACCGCAGCTTCCAAGAACACCGCTATCAGGATTATGTCGACTGCCTGGAGCAGATTCTGCCGGTCGCCTTTCTCCACTATCTGCGGCCGGATGAACTGACCCACAAGCCACGCTACCTCCAGGCCCTGGCATTGCGGATCGAACGCGCCGAGCATGATCCGCAAAAGGATGCCAAAAAGGCCGAGCGGCTCAGCAAACCCGTGGCCCGCCTCCAGCAGATGGCCCATTTCAAGAGTCCGACACCCTCCTGCCTCCGCTGCCAGCTCGAGTATCTCCAGCTGCTGGAGGAGTTCCGCGTCTCCCTCTTCGCCCCGGAGCTGGGCACGGCCCAACCGGTTTCCGAGCAGAGACTGAGTAAAAAGTGGCAGGAGGTGGAAAATATCTGCAGGCGGGTGGAATAG
- the galU gene encoding UTP--glucose-1-phosphate uridylyltransferase GalU, producing MKAIRKAVIPVAGLGTRFLPATKAIPKEMLTIVDRPTIQYIVEEAVASGIEQIVLVTSSGKSAIENHFDYDFQLDTVLKDRKKVQLREELNNISNLIDIVSVRQKEPLGLGHAIWMARNVIGDEPFMVLLGDDLVMSKTACCKQMIDLYEQVGESIVAVQRVPMEETHQYGIVEGQATEQERTFKVDRMVEKPAPGTCNSDMAIIGRYLLMPEIFELLEKTTPGHGGEIQLTDALLALSNKRSMYAYEFIGKRYDAGDKLGYLKAIVDFALSHQNLGKPFREHLRKICAEL from the coding sequence ATGAAGGCAATCAGAAAGGCCGTCATCCCGGTGGCGGGATTGGGGACACGATTTTTACCGGCAACCAAGGCCATCCCCAAAGAGATGCTGACCATTGTTGACCGTCCCACCATTCAATATATTGTTGAGGAGGCCGTGGCCTCGGGTATCGAGCAGATCGTTCTGGTGACCAGCTCCGGCAAATCGGCGATCGAAAACCATTTCGACTACGATTTTCAGCTGGACACCGTGCTCAAGGATCGGAAAAAGGTTCAGTTGCGGGAAGAACTCAACAATATCTCCAACCTGATCGACATCGTCTCGGTTCGTCAGAAGGAGCCGTTGGGGCTTGGCCATGCCATCTGGATGGCACGCAACGTTATCGGTGACGAACCTTTCATGGTGCTTTTGGGTGACGACCTGGTGATGAGCAAGACCGCCTGCTGCAAACAGATGATCGACCTGTACGAGCAGGTCGGGGAGTCGATCGTGGCCGTACAGCGGGTGCCGATGGAAGAAACCCACCAGTACGGCATTGTCGAAGGTCAGGCCACTGAACAGGAACGGACCTTCAAGGTCGACCGCATGGTGGAAAAACCGGCCCCCGGCACCTGCAACTCCGATATGGCGATCATCGGCCGGTACCTGCTGATGCCTGAGATATTCGAACTGTTGGAGAAAACCACCCCGGGTCACGGCGGCGAGATCCAGCTCACCGATGCGCTCCTGGCTCTGTCCAACAAACGTTCCATGTATGCCTACGAGTTTATCGGCAAGCGCTACGATGCCGGCGACAAACTGGGCTATCTCAAGGCCATTGTCGATTTCGCCCTGAGCCACCAAAACCTGGGTAAGCCTTTTCGCGAGCATCTGCGCAAGATTTGCGCCGAACTTTAA
- the priA gene encoding primosomal protein N', which produces MERTYEVAVDAPLATTLTYKQPTGTDEPLPVGCCVRVPLGGRKAVGYVVGPAVPSAAGDQAFTIRPIAEVLGHVPVFPEELLPFFRWIARYYHHPLGEVLRTALPLQPTSRSAVRIKEKMQGVLVPGPRLAELLPQVEEPQALLDVLQKESALALKKSELKALGLFLGEYFSSQQQAVPRASINRLYAGSGPRIRRLVEVEILTERQERVYRDPFGDPPPIYPEPEQLTQEQAKVLAELFAAMEQGQFSPFLLFGVTGCGKTEVYLQAVQRVLAAGKTALILVPEIALASQLEAHFYSRFGENLAVLHSGLGDGERFDQWQRVLQRNARVVLGARSAVFAPLTNLGLVVVDEEHEPAYKQEEGLRYNGRDLAVLRAQMGGCPVLLGSATPSVISYHHCQEKKYQLVQMRRRVSNQPLPRVHIVDLTESGRSRPDLSFSDPLINAISDTLEMGKQSLLFVNRRGFASSMLCRDCGSIVQCEHCQVSLTLHRSRNLLLCHYCGYSRHPNALCPACGSTRLQGVGIGSERIEEEVQQLFPHARVARLDSDTTANRKHYLSVLKAVREGQVDILIGTQMIAKGLHFPGIRLVGVVWADSGLSMPDYKAAERTFALMSQVTGRAGRGEDPGEVIIQTYQPQHYAIQLAQQHNYEAFYAHEIAVRAPLAYPPFTRMVNIRFSGPKEEQVQKAASQVAGFLRRHRWAKMMDLLGPAPAPLVKIKDKIRWQLLLKSAQQQVLHAVCDELLAQKKQLCPGSVRCSLDVDPENMM; this is translated from the coding sequence GTGGAGCGGACCTACGAAGTTGCGGTTGACGCCCCTCTGGCCACAACCCTGACCTACAAACAGCCCACAGGAACGGATGAGCCGCTTCCTGTGGGCTGTTGTGTTCGTGTTCCGCTGGGAGGACGAAAGGCCGTGGGCTATGTGGTCGGCCCGGCTGTCCCGAGCGCTGCTGGCGACCAAGCCTTCACCATCAGGCCGATTGCCGAGGTCCTCGGGCACGTTCCTGTCTTCCCGGAAGAACTGTTACCTTTTTTTCGCTGGATTGCGCGGTATTACCACCATCCCTTGGGGGAGGTGCTGCGCACGGCCCTGCCGCTCCAGCCCACCAGCCGCAGTGCGGTCCGGATCAAAGAAAAGATGCAGGGCGTCCTTGTCCCCGGGCCGCGGCTTGCGGAACTGCTTCCCCAGGTGGAGGAACCGCAGGCGCTGCTCGATGTACTGCAAAAGGAAAGTGCGCTTGCGCTGAAGAAGTCCGAGCTCAAGGCGCTCGGTTTGTTTTTGGGTGAATATTTTTCCAGCCAGCAACAGGCTGTGCCCAGGGCCAGCATCAATCGTCTCTATGCGGGATCCGGACCGCGAATACGGCGCTTGGTCGAAGTTGAGATTCTCACGGAACGGCAGGAACGGGTCTATCGCGACCCTTTTGGCGATCCGCCTCCGATCTATCCCGAACCCGAACAGCTGACCCAAGAGCAGGCCAAGGTTCTGGCCGAGTTGTTTGCTGCCATGGAACAGGGGCAGTTCAGCCCCTTCCTTCTCTTTGGCGTCACCGGTTGCGGCAAGACCGAGGTCTACCTGCAGGCTGTGCAGCGGGTGCTGGCGGCCGGGAAAACCGCACTGATCCTGGTGCCGGAGATTGCGCTTGCTTCGCAACTGGAGGCCCATTTTTATTCCCGATTTGGCGAAAACCTGGCTGTTTTGCACAGCGGGCTGGGCGATGGCGAGCGTTTTGACCAGTGGCAGCGGGTTTTACAGAGGAATGCCCGGGTTGTACTCGGGGCGCGTTCAGCGGTTTTTGCCCCCCTGACCAACTTAGGATTGGTGGTGGTGGATGAAGAGCATGAGCCGGCCTATAAGCAGGAGGAAGGGCTCCGCTATAACGGCCGCGATTTGGCGGTACTACGGGCCCAGATGGGCGGGTGTCCGGTCTTGCTCGGCTCGGCAACGCCTTCAGTGATCAGCTACCACCATTGTCAGGAAAAGAAATACCAGCTTGTGCAGATGCGCCGCAGGGTGTCCAATCAACCGCTGCCCCGGGTGCATATCGTCGACCTGACCGAGAGCGGACGTTCCCGGCCTGACCTAAGCTTTTCCGACCCGCTGATCAACGCGATCTCCGATACCCTGGAGATGGGCAAACAGAGTCTGCTGTTCGTCAACCGGCGTGGCTTTGCCTCCTCCATGCTCTGCCGCGATTGCGGCTCCATCGTTCAGTGCGAGCACTGTCAGGTTTCACTGACCCTGCACCGCAGCCGGAACCTTTTGTTGTGCCATTACTGCGGATACAGCCGGCATCCCAATGCCCTCTGTCCGGCCTGCGGCTCCACCCGCCTACAGGGGGTGGGAATCGGTTCGGAACGGATCGAGGAGGAGGTGCAACAACTCTTCCCCCATGCCCGGGTGGCCCGGCTCGACAGCGATACCACCGCCAATCGCAAACACTATCTGTCCGTTTTAAAGGCCGTGCGTGAAGGACAGGTGGATATTCTCATCGGTACGCAGATGATTGCCAAGGGGCTGCATTTTCCCGGTATCCGTTTGGTGGGCGTGGTCTGGGCCGATTCGGGCTTGAGCATGCCCGACTACAAGGCGGCGGAGCGAACCTTTGCCCTCATGTCCCAGGTGACCGGAAGGGCGGGGCGGGGGGAAGATCCGGGCGAGGTGATCATTCAGACCTATCAGCCGCAGCATTATGCCATCCAGCTGGCGCAGCAGCACAACTACGAAGCTTTTTATGCACACGAGATCGCCGTGCGTGCACCCCTGGCCTATCCACCCTTTACCCGTATGGTCAATATTCGTTTTTCCGGCCCCAAAGAGGAGCAGGTGCAAAAGGCGGCATCCCAGGTGGCGGGATTTTTGCGGCGACATCGATGGGCAAAGATGATGGACCTGCTTGGCCCGGCACCTGCCCCCTTGGTGAAGATCAAGGATAAGATACGTTGGCAGCTTTTGTTGAAAAGTGCGCAGCAGCAGGTGCTGCATGCTGTCTGCGACGAACTGCTTGCACAGAAAAAGCAGCTCTGTCCCGGTTCGGTTCGTTGCAGCCTGGATGTGGATCCCGAAAATATGATGTGA